The proteins below are encoded in one region of Arenibacter algicola:
- a CDS encoding phytoene desaturase family protein — protein MKEHYDIVIVGSGLGGLVSALIMAKEGYSVCVLEKNNQFGGNLQTFVRDKTIFDTGVHYIGGLSEGQNLNQYFKYLGIMDQLKLKKLDEDGFDVITFEGDPKEYKHAQGYDRFEESLLSQFPEEEKAIKTYSKKLRETCSKFPLYNLNKGNPSYGQDDVFKLNAKTYINSLTNNKKLQGVFAGTNFLYAGDGERSPFYVHALSVNSYIESAYRCVNGGSQITKVLIRQIKKFGGDTFKHHEVTKFNVNNGVITSVDIKNGKQINGDIFISNIEPKLTLKMVGEENFRKSYTNRINNIESVISAFSVYLVLKPKSFKYHNKNFYHFKYGDRVWDAQNYTQESWPEGYMVSMGINKKDDGWGDSLIAMTYMNFSEVEYWQDTFNTVASKNDRGQTYEEFKAYKTEIFITELEKKFPNLRDCIQTVYASTPLSYRDYIGSHNGSMYGYVKDVNNPLHSFVSPRTKIKNLLFTGQSLNMHGILGVTIGAIITCSELVGKDYLLEKILEVNKAQEV, from the coding sequence ATGAAAGAACATTACGACATTGTAATTGTTGGAAGTGGATTAGGGGGGTTGGTTTCTGCCTTGATAATGGCCAAAGAAGGTTATAGTGTCTGTGTCTTGGAAAAAAACAATCAATTTGGAGGCAATCTACAAACCTTTGTCCGGGACAAAACCATCTTTGATACCGGAGTACATTATATTGGCGGACTTTCGGAAGGACAAAACCTGAACCAATATTTTAAGTATCTGGGTATAATGGACCAATTGAAGCTTAAGAAATTGGATGAAGACGGTTTTGATGTAATAACGTTTGAAGGGGACCCAAAGGAATATAAACACGCCCAAGGTTACGATCGCTTTGAGGAAAGTTTACTATCCCAATTTCCTGAAGAGGAAAAGGCCATAAAAACGTATAGTAAAAAATTAAGGGAAACCTGTTCCAAGTTCCCACTATACAATTTAAACAAGGGCAATCCTTCCTATGGGCAGGATGACGTTTTTAAACTGAATGCCAAAACCTATATCAATTCCCTCACGAACAATAAGAAGTTGCAAGGTGTATTTGCGGGCACCAATTTTCTGTATGCCGGTGACGGGGAGCGTTCCCCTTTTTATGTACATGCCCTTTCCGTAAATTCCTATATAGAAAGTGCCTACAGGTGTGTTAATGGCGGAAGTCAGATAACCAAAGTCCTTATTAGACAAATAAAGAAATTTGGGGGCGACACCTTCAAACATCATGAAGTTACCAAATTTAATGTCAATAATGGGGTAATCACTTCGGTAGATATAAAAAATGGCAAGCAAATAAACGGTGATATATTCATTTCCAATATTGAGCCCAAGCTTACCTTAAAAATGGTTGGTGAAGAAAACTTTAGAAAATCCTACACCAACAGAATTAATAACATTGAAAGTGTTATTTCGGCCTTTAGCGTATACCTAGTCCTAAAACCTAAATCCTTTAAGTATCACAACAAGAATTTTTATCATTTTAAATATGGCGATAGAGTTTGGGATGCACAGAATTATACTCAGGAAAGTTGGCCCGAGGGGTACATGGTCTCTATGGGCATCAATAAAAAGGACGATGGATGGGGAGATAGTTTAATAGCTATGACCTATATGAATTTCAGTGAGGTGGAGTACTGGCAGGACACCTTCAATACTGTTGCTTCCAAAAATGATAGAGGGCAGACCTATGAAGAGTTCAAGGCGTATAAAACTGAAATTTTTATCACAGAATTGGAAAAAAAATTCCCCAACCTAAGAGATTGCATTCAAACCGTATATGCCTCTACACCATTGTCCTACAGGGATTATATAGGAAGCCATAATGGGTCTATGTACGGCTATGTTAAGGACGTAAACAATCCTCTACACTCATTTGTTTCTCCCAGAACAAAAATCAAAAATTTACTCTTTACGGGCCAAAGTTTAAACATGCACGGAATCTTAGGTGTTACCATTGGAGCAATTATTACCTGTTCCGAGTTAGTGGGAAAGGATTATTTATTGGAAAAAATTTTAGAAGTCAATAAAGCTCAAGAAGTTTAA